One segment of Mobula birostris isolate sMobBir1 chromosome 29, sMobBir1.hap1, whole genome shotgun sequence DNA contains the following:
- the wdr13 gene encoding WD repeat-containing protein 13 yields MAAVWQQVLAVDARYNAYRTSNFPQFRTQYIRRRSQLLRENAKGGYNPLLRHQYLRLRSLLLAQRYGALSEQSSFRAHSNSVRSSRTTLDRMEDFEDELRAQGSRGHRRSVSRGSYQLQAQMNRVVYEEKPPGSLVPTCAAEASRAMAGDTTLSENYAFAGMYHIFDQHVDKAVPKVQFANDDRNRLACCSLDGTVSIFQLVPSPPSVLLSLRGHSRGITDFAWSLSNDIIVSTSLDATVRIWATEDGKCIREIPDPEGAELLCCTFQPMNNNLTVVGNSKQNVHVMNISTGKKVKGGSSKLTGRVLSLSFDAPGRILWAGDDRGSIFSFLFDMATGKLTKAKRLVVNEGSPITSISARSWISREARDPSLLVNACINKLLLYRVVDNEGTLQLKRTFEIQHSSNPVRSIFCPLMSFRQGACVVTGSEDMCVYFFDVERATRAIVNKLQGHSGAVLDVSFNCDESLLASSDARGMVIIWRREQK; encoded by the exons ATGGCAGCAGTCTGGCAGCAGGTTCTTGCCGTAGATGCCAG gtaCAACGCCTACCGCACCTCCAACTTCCCGCAGTTCCGCACCCAGTACATCCGGCGGCGCAGTCAGCTGTTGCGGGAGAATGCCAAGGGCGGCTACAACCCCCTGCTGCGTCACCAGTACCTGAGACTTCGCAGCCTCCTCCTCGCCCAGCGCTACGGAGCTCTGTCTGAGCAGAGCAGCTTCCGCGCCCACAGCAACAGCGTCCGCAGCAGCCGCACCACTCTCGACCGCATGGAG GACTTCGAGGACGAGCTGCGAGCACAGGGCTCCAGGGGTCACAGGCGCTCTGTCAGCCGGGGCTCCTACCAGCTGCAGGCCCAGATGAACCGCGTGGTGTACGAAGAGAA GCCCCCAGGCAGTCTGGTCCCCACGTGTGCGGCGGAGGCGAGCCGTGCCATGGCCGGCGACACCACCCTCAGTGAGAACTACGCCTTCGCCGGCATGTACCACATCTTCGATCAGCACGTTGACAAGGCCG TGCCCAAGGTGCAGTTTGCCAACGACGACAGGAACCGGCTGGCCTGCTGTTCCCTGGATGGCACAGTCtccattttccagctggtgccCAGCCCGCCGTCAGTGCTGCTGTCCTTGCGGGGGCACTCGCGCGGCATCACCGACTTCGCCTGGTCCCTCTCCAACGACATCATCGTCAGCACCTCCCTTGACGCCACCGTCCGTATCTGGGCTACCGAGGACGGCAAGTGCATCCGCGAGATTCCCGACCCCGAGGGCGCAGAGCTCCTGTGTTGCACCTTCCAGCCCATGAACAACAACCTGACTGTG GTGGGTAACAGCAAGCAGAACGTCCACGTGATGAACATCTCGACGGGGAAGAAGGTGAAGGGGGGATCCAGCAAGCTGACAGGGAGGGTACTCTCGCTGTCCTTTGACGCTCCAGGACGCATCCTGTGGGCCGGCGATGATCGTGGTAGcatcttttctttcctcttcGACATGGCCACGG GTAAGCTGACCAAGGCCAAGCGCCTGGTGGTGAACGAGGGCAGCCCCATCACCAGCATCTCAGCCCGGTCCTGGATCAGCCGTGAGGCCCGCGACCCCTCCCTGCTCGTCAACGCCTGCATCAACAAACTGCTGCTCTACAg GGTGGTGGACAACGAAGGAACGCTGCAGCTGAAACGTACCTTCGAGATCCAGCACAGCTCCAACCCCGTCCGCAGCATCTTCTGCCCCCTCATGTCCTTCAGACAGGGCGCCTGTGTTG tcacAGGCAGTGAGGATATGTGCGTCTACTTCTTCGACGTGGAGCGTGCCACCCGCGCCATCGTCAACAAACTGCAGGGCCACAGTGGGGCTGTGCTGGACGTCAGCTTCAACTGCGACGAGAGCCTGCTGGCCTCCAGTGACGCTCGGGGCATGGTCATCATCTGGCGCCGGGAGCAGAAGTAA